TCGCAGCTGATGCAGCGTTACGTCGATCAGGGCCGGATCGCCGGCGCGGTCGTCCAGATCCAGCAGGACGGGCGCCCCGTCTATGCCCGCGCGTTCGGCTGGCGCGACAAGGAAGCGCGCGACCCAATGCGTCCCGACGCGATCTTCCGCATCGCATCGCAGACCAAGGCGCTGACGAGCACCGCGGTGCTGATGCTGATGGAGGAGGGCAAGCTCCTCATCAGCGATCCGGTCGGCAAGTACCTCCCCGAATGGCGCAAGACGAGCGTCGCGGTGGCGCGGCCCAATGGCGGGTACGACGTCGTCCCCGCCAAGCGCGAGATCACGATCCGCGACCTGCTGACCCACACCGCCGGCATCTCCTATGGCAACGGCGCGGCGGAAAAGGCGTGGCGCGATGCCGGCATCTTCGGCTGGTACTTCGCCGACCGGGCCGAGCCCGTCGCCAGCGTCGTCGCGCGCATGGCCGCGCTGCCGATGGCGGAGCAGCCGGGCGAGAAGTTCGTCTATGGCTACAACACCGACATCCTGGGCGTGATCGTCGAGAAGGTCAGCGGCCAGACGCTGGAGGCGTTCCTGAACGAGCGGCTGATCCGGCCGCTGGGCATGAAGGACACCTCCTTCTACCTGCCGCCCGCAAAGGCGAACCGGCTGGCGACCGTTTATGGCGCCGAGGGCGGCGAGCTGCGCCGCGTGCCCGATCCCGGCGCGTGGCAGGGCGGCGGGCATGTCGGCCAGGGGCATTATCTGCGAGGACCGCGCGTCGCCTTCTCGGGCGGGGCGGGGCTGCTCTCGACCGCTGCCGATTACAGCCGCTTCCTCGAGATGATCCGCCGCGGCGGCGAGATCGGCGGGCGACGCTATCTGGGCCGCAAGACGGTCGAGCTGATGACGGCCAACCATCTGGGCGACATCCCGTACCAGGCGGGCAAGGGCTTTGGCCTCGGCTTCAACGTCCGCACCGATCTCGGCAAGGCGGGCGAACCGGGGTCGGAGGGCGAGTTCGGCTGGGGCGGCGCCTATCACAGCCAGTATTGGGTCGATCCGGAAGAGGGACTGACCGTCGCCTATATGGTCCAGCTGCTGCCCGCGGGCGACATCGACGACCATGGCAAGCTGCGCGCGGCGATTTACCAGGCGCTGAACTGAGGCGGAGGAGAGCGGCCGTCAGGCGTCGGGTTCCTCGATCTCCTGCTCGGCCGCTTCCATGAAGTCGCGCGCGGCGTCGCGGTCCTCGGGATCGTCGAACGCTTCGTCGACGTCGGGCGCGATGCCCAGCATGAACATCAGGCACCAGAGCGCGAAGCGGCGACCCGAGTCGCGCTCCAGCCCGAAGGCGATGCGGAGGCGGTCGACGCCCGCCGCGACCTGCGCCGGGGGCAGGTCGCCGATCGCATCGGTGCCGAAGAACTGGTGAAGCAGTTGGTCGAAATCCATCGCCCCTCGCTACATCAGAACACCCGCCGCCGCGACGACGAAAGCGGCTATCGCGTGCCGTCCCAGCCGCCGCCCATCGCCTGATAGAGCGCGACCAGCGCGGTCAGGCGATCCGCCTCGGTCTGGACGAGTGTCAGCTCGACGTTGAGGAGCGCGCGCTGCGCGTCGAGCTGTTCGAGATAGGAGGCATAGCCCGCGCGGTAGCGGTTGCTGGCGTGGCGCAGCGCCTCCGCCACCGCGACGCGTTGCGCTTCCAGCTCGCGCGCCTGACTTGCGAGGCGATCGATCGCGGCGAGGCTGTCCTCGACCTCGCGGAACGCGGTCAGCGCGGTGCGGCGATAGCCGAACGCCGCCTGATCGCGCCGCGCGGCTGCACCGTCCATCTGCGCGTCGAGGCGCCCGCCCTGAAAGATCGGCGCGAGCACGCTGGCGCCCAGCGACCAGATTGTGACGGGATCGGCCAGCGCGGTCGACAGCGTCAGCCCCGCCGATCCCGTCAGCCGCAGCGTCGGCAGGAACTGCGCCCGCGCAGCACGGAGCGAGGCATCGCTGGCGGCGAGCGTGAACTCGGCCTGGGCGATGTCGGGCCGGCGGCGGAGCAGGTCCGAGGGGAGGCCTGCGGGCACCGGCGGCGACCGCAGTTGGTCGAGTGCAACGCCCCGCTCGATCGCGCGCGGTGATTCGCCGAGCAGCAGGCTCAGCGCATTCTCCTGGCGCCGGATGGCCAGGTCCACCTGCGGCAGGATCTGCGCGGTCGCGCGATACTCGGCTTCGGCCTGGCGCAGCTCGAGCTGGGAGGTGTAGCCGACTTCCGCACGCGATCGGGCGATCCGCAGCGCCTCTGCGCGGGAGGCGATCGTCGCCTCGACCACGCGCCGCCGCGCATCGAGCGCGCGCAGCGTGACATAGCCGCTCGCCGTCGCCGCCGCGACCGACAGAAGCGTGGTGTCGCGCGCCGCCTCTGTCGCGAGGGTCGACTGCCGCGCCGCCTCGACCTGGTTGCCGATGCGGCCGAACAGGTCGAGTTCATAGGCGGCCTGAAAGATCGGCTGCGCGCCCGTCGTCTCGCTCGGCTGGCCGAGCGCATTGACCGCCCGCGCGCGCGTCAGCCCCGCCCCGCCGTCGAGCGTCGGGAACAGCTGCGCGCGCGCCAGCCGCTCGTTGGCGCGGGCCTCCTGCACCCGGGCCGCGGCGATCGCGACGTCGACGTTGTTGGCGCGCGCCGTCTCGACGAGCCGGGTCAGCACCGGATCGCCGAAGCCGTTCCACCACGCCGCGTCGATCTCGCCGCCCACCGGCAGCCCGGTACGCCAGGCGAGCGGCGGCATCACCGATGCCGATTGCGGCGGCTGCGGGTCGGGCGCGGTACAGCCGGCGACGAGCAGGCCGAGAAGCCAGGCGCGCTTCATCGCCGCGGCGCGGGCGCGCCGCGCGTGTCGACGCGCGCCTCCACCGACATGCCGGGGCTGAGCCGCGCATAGAGCGGATCGCGCGCGTCGATGGCGATGCGCACGGTCAGCCGCTGGGGCACCTTGACGAAATTGCCCGTCGCGTTGTCGGGGCGAATGACCGAGAATTCGCTGCCCGCCGCGGGCGACAGCCGCTCCACCCGCCCGCGGATTTCGGCACCGCCCAGCGCATCGACGCGAAGCACCGCGGGCTGGCCGGGCAGGATGCGCGCGGTCTGCGCCTCCTTGAAGTTCGCCGAGACCCAGACGGTCGGCGGGACCAGGAACATCAGCTGCGATCCGGCGGTGACATACTGGCCGAGCCGCACCGACACTTCGCCGAGCTTGCCCGCTTGCGGCGCGCGGATGATCGTGTTGGCAAGGTCGATCTGCGCGAGCCGGAGCGCCGCGCGCGCATTCTCGACCGCCGCCTCCAGCCCGCCGCGTGCGACGGAGACGGTACGCACCTCCTGCTCGCCGATCGTCCGCTGTGCCTGTGCCTGGCGGACACCGGCCTGCGCCTGCGCCAGCGCCGCGCGCGTCTGGTCGCGTTCGCGCAGGGACACGGAGCCTTCGGCGACGAGTTCGTCGACGCGGCGCATGTCGGCCTGGGCGCGGGCGAGCTGCGCCTCCGCGGCCTGGATCGCGGCCTGCTGCCCGCCGACCGCCGCTTCGCGCGACCGCGCACTCTGCTGCGAGTTGGCGAGGTTGGCGAGCTGCGTCGCCAGCGTCGCCTGCGCCTGATCGACGCGTTGGCGATAGATGCGGTCGTCGATGCGCGCGAGCAGCGTGCCGGCCTTCACGCTCTCGAAATCGCGGACGGGCACGGCGACGACATAGCCGTTGACCTGCGGCGCGATAATCGTCGTCTGGCCGCGGACATAGGCGTTGTCGGTGACCTGGATGCTCCGGCGAAACGGCGGCAGATCCCATGCCCAGAGCGCGAGCAACGCGCCGGCGAACACCAGCGCGACGAAGAACAGGGTGGAGCGAAGGCCACCGCGCGGCGGCGCCCAGCCACGCCGAGGCGCTGCCTGGGCCCCCGGCTCGACCGGATCGTCCAGCCGCGCAGGCTCGGTCGTCGACTCGTTCATTGCGCCGCGCGCTCCCGCATCTTCTGCATCGCAGCCAGTTCCTCGGCGAGCGGATTGATCCGGTTCGCCCTGAGCCAAAGCCAGCGCCCGCCGAGCCACAGCACGACGAGAAGCGCAAGCACCGCGATCAGGAAGAACACGTCGTTATAGGCAAGGATGTTCGCCTCGCGCGAAACCTGCTGGGCAAGGAGGACGCCGCCCTCCGCCTGGCGGAGCGCTGAGTCGCCCTGCACGCGGGCATAGGCGCCGCCGAGTTGCTGGAGGCGCTGGCCGACGAGGGGGTCGGTCGCGATCAGCGCCTGGACAAGGTCCTGCGAATGCGCCCGCTCACGCGCGATCTGCATCGTGCCGAGCCATGCGGAGCCCGCCAGGCTCCCCAAGGTCTGCGACATGCCGAACACCGCCGAGAAGCTGACCAGATGGCTCGGCCCCCGGGAGATCGCGCGAAGGATGCCGACCATCGTCACCGGCCCGAGCCAGAACAAAGCGGCAAAGGCGATCAGCGCCTGACTGAAATAGAGGTTGGCGGGACGCGTCAGGTTGGTCGCGTGCGCGTCGAGATAGGCGCCCACCGCGATGATCGCCGCGGCGACGACCACCGGCCAGAGCAGATCCTTGGGATTGAGCGTGGCCACCCCCGCCGCCAGTCCGGCGATCGAGGCGAGCAGGATCACCGCGTTGAGCGAGACGAGCTGGTCGTTGGTCATGCCGAGCGCGGTCAGGAGGCCGGTCGACCCCACGGTCTGTTCAGACAGGAGGATGCGGATCGCGAACACGATGACGATGAAGCGGAGCACGTTGCGCGTCCGCATCCAGCGCGTGTTGAGAAGCGGGTTGGCACGGTTGTGCTCGATCAGCATCGCCGCGCCGATCAGCACGATCGCCGCCGCCAGCGCATAGCCGAGCCACGGCGTCGTCCACCACATGATCCGACCCTGGACGAGCACCGCGCAGAGCAGCGCCATGCCCGGCGCGAACAGCGCAAAGGTGAGGAAATCGAGCTTCTCGAACGCGGGGAAGCGATCCGCGGGCGGCAGTCGCAGCAGCGCGACCGCGCCCAGGCAGAGCAAAGTCAGCCCCAGCTCGAACACGAACAAGGTCTGGATGTCGCCGTCGACGAGCAGCAGCGGCGAGATCACGCGCGCCAGCGGAAGCCCGAGCTGGACGATGCCGAAGCCGATGATCATCCCCGACAGCCGCGACGCGGCGGGCATCGCCTGCATGATGTAGAAGAAGCTGAGCGTCGTCAGCGCGCTGCCGACCAGCCCCGCGGCGCCGCGCGTCAGCAGCTCCACCTCATAGCTGTGGACGAACACCTGCAGGACGGTCACGCCCAGGAACCCGGCCAGGAACAGCCGCGTGAAGCGCTGAAGGCCGAATTGCTGGCGAAACTTGATGAGCAGCAGGCTCATGCACACGCTGGTCATCGAATAGATGGCGTTGAGCCACCCGCCCTCGACCGGGGTCAATCCCAGCGAGCCCTGGATCAGCGGCAGGTTGGC
This is a stretch of genomic DNA from Sphingomonas sp. Y38-1Y. It encodes these proteins:
- a CDS encoding MFS transporter, which translates into the protein MSTAGAYDFKPHERPFLPGSPATPDHPLPRRIGYFAIGVLLGLTGGLSNGLLLANLPLIQGSLGLTPVEGGWLNAIYSMTSVCMSLLLIKFRQQFGLQRFTRLFLAGFLGVTVLQVFVHSYEVELLTRGAAGLVGSALTTLSFFYIMQAMPAASRLSGMIIGFGIVQLGLPLARVISPLLLVDGDIQTLFVFELGLTLLCLGAVALLRLPPADRFPAFEKLDFLTFALFAPGMALLCAVLVQGRIMWWTTPWLGYALAAAIVLIGAAMLIEHNRANPLLNTRWMRTRNVLRFIVIVFAIRILLSEQTVGSTGLLTALGMTNDQLVSLNAVILLASIAGLAAGVATLNPKDLLWPVVVAAAIIAVGAYLDAHATNLTRPANLYFSQALIAFAALFWLGPVTMVGILRAISRGPSHLVSFSAVFGMSQTLGSLAGSAWLGTMQIARERAHSQDLVQALIATDPLVGQRLQQLGGAYARVQGDSALRQAEGGVLLAQQVSREANILAYNDVFFLIAVLALLVVLWLGGRWLWLRANRINPLAEELAAMQKMRERAAQ
- a CDS encoding HlyD family secretion protein — protein: MNESTTEPARLDDPVEPGAQAAPRRGWAPPRGGLRSTLFFVALVFAGALLALWAWDLPPFRRSIQVTDNAYVRGQTTIIAPQVNGYVVAVPVRDFESVKAGTLLARIDDRIYRQRVDQAQATLATQLANLANSQQSARSREAAVGGQQAAIQAAEAQLARAQADMRRVDELVAEGSVSLRERDQTRAALAQAQAGVRQAQAQRTIGEQEVRTVSVARGGLEAAVENARAALRLAQIDLANTIIRAPQAGKLGEVSVRLGQYVTAGSQLMFLVPPTVWVSANFKEAQTARILPGQPAVLRVDALGGAEIRGRVERLSPAAGSEFSVIRPDNATGNFVKVPQRLTVRIAIDARDPLYARLSPGMSVEARVDTRGAPAPRR
- a CDS encoding serine hydrolase domain-containing protein, which codes for MKRIVRLIASAALIAATPLQLGGAAYAQVRSEARGPAPISAERLDRVSQLMQRYVDQGRIAGAVVQIQQDGRPVYARAFGWRDKEARDPMRPDAIFRIASQTKALTSTAVLMLMEEGKLLISDPVGKYLPEWRKTSVAVARPNGGYDVVPAKREITIRDLLTHTAGISYGNGAAEKAWRDAGIFGWYFADRAEPVASVVARMAALPMAEQPGEKFVYGYNTDILGVIVEKVSGQTLEAFLNERLIRPLGMKDTSFYLPPAKANRLATVYGAEGGELRRVPDPGAWQGGGHVGQGHYLRGPRVAFSGGAGLLSTAADYSRFLEMIRRGGEIGGRRYLGRKTVELMTANHLGDIPYQAGKGFGLGFNVRTDLGKAGEPGSEGEFGWGGAYHSQYWVDPEEGLTVAYMVQLLPAGDIDDHGKLRAAIYQALN
- a CDS encoding efflux transporter outer membrane subunit — translated: MKRAWLLGLLVAGCTAPDPQPPQSASVMPPLAWRTGLPVGGEIDAAWWNGFGDPVLTRLVETARANNVDVAIAAARVQEARANERLARAQLFPTLDGGAGLTRARAVNALGQPSETTGAQPIFQAAYELDLFGRIGNQVEAARQSTLATEAARDTTLLSVAAATASGYVTLRALDARRRVVEATIASRAEALRIARSRAEVGYTSQLELRQAEAEYRATAQILPQVDLAIRRQENALSLLLGESPRAIERGVALDQLRSPPVPAGLPSDLLRRRPDIAQAEFTLAASDASLRAARAQFLPTLRLTGSAGLTLSTALADPVTIWSLGASVLAPIFQGGRLDAQMDGAAARRDQAAFGYRRTALTAFREVEDSLAAIDRLASQARELEAQRVAVAEALRHASNRYRAGYASYLEQLDAQRALLNVELTLVQTEADRLTALVALYQAMGGGWDGTR